In the genome of Bremerella sp. P1, the window GCGCAAGACGGCAAGTCATCGCGTAGCCGAATCGTTGACTCGCCCGAGTTGGAGTTTTTCAAAGAAGTCCCCACCGTCTGGGACGAGACGAAGGTCATCCATGGCGAGATCGGCGAGTACGCCGTCATTGCCCGGCGTAGCGGCGACGTATGGTTTGTGGGCGCGATAAACGCGAATGAGAAACGCGAGCTGAGCCTGCCGCTGACGTTCCTTTCTCCGGATACCAAGTACGAGGCCTGCCGCTATCGAGACGACCCCAGCATGCCCACGAAAACAAAGATCCGCATCGATACCGAGGCAGTCGATGCCACGACCGAACTGACTCTCACACTTCTACGTGACGGCGGCGAGGCGATTCGGATTGCTCCAACCGGTCGGTAGTAACCATGGATTAAGTCCAGCAAGTTCAGACAGTCAACTTAGTCTTTCGATGCTTCCTCAGTTGATGGCACACGACGATGCGAACCGGCAAAGAAGTTCTTGTGCACTTCCAGCAGTCGGGCAAGTTCCGTGACCGGTTCGGCATGGTCGTCGACGCGGAGGTCGATGTAGCGATCGTTTCCTCCATAGCCAGCCTCTTTCCGGTAGACCATCAGCGCAGCCGATTGCTTGCCGCGTCGGTCTCCACCCGCATCGTCACCGGCGGTCAAAGCGGCCATCAACCAGTCGGCCAGCTCTCCTTCGCCCTTTTGACTGGCCTCACGATACTTGGCCGCCATATCCTGAATCACCTTCTCACCGGCCAACAAGTTGCCCTGCACGGTAAAGTGCTCTCCCATCAGGTGACCTGCCCAGGCATTGCACTTCTCGCCGGTGAAGCTGGCAGCTCTCCCTTGCGCATCGACGATCCCCAACTGACGAATGGCCCGGCCTTCATCGCCATTGGTTAGTTGCTGCACGACCTCATCGGCCGTCTTATCCTTCAGCAGCTTTAATCCCTCAGGTCCATAAGCCGTATTCGCCGCCGACTGTGTGGCGATCGCCCCTCGACCGGCCTCACCCCAGGGGACAATGCAGCCGACGCCCAGCACTTTACTTGCCACGGCAATCCCCAGATCCCCAGTCTTCGGATCGTAGGCGACGATCGAAAACGTATTCACCTCCGGGTCGGTCGCCTGCGAGGAAGTCACCGCGGGGCGATCTTTCTCAGGCTGCGTCACATACACTAGCCCGACAGCCAAAAGGGGAATAGCGATTACGGAAGTTACCTTGAGAGCGTTCATCATGTTGTGTCCGTTGAGGTCGATTGTCGCTACTAGTTTACCCTCTCAAGGCTTTACCCAACCCGCGCGAAGCTTATCGAGCTCTGCCAGGAAGAAGAGGATGGCCCCGGTTCCCACGGCAAGCGCCCACGGACGCCAGGTCGTTGGTTGGGTTTCGAATATCTGATTGATTACCGGCACATAGGTGAACACAAGTTGTAGACCTATCATGGCCAGTACGCCAAGCCATAGAAGCGGGTTCGAGAAGAGTCCGAGCTTGAAAAACGATACGCGAAGTGAGCGACATGTGAGCAAATAGGCCGCCTGCCCGAGCACGATCACGTTGACAGCGGCTGTGCGCGCCGATTCCAGCTCGACGCCCAACGACTTCTTGAACGCAAAGACCGCATACGTAGATACGACCAACAAAGCGCCTACCCAGAGTGTCCGAATCATGAGAGACATCGAAAGAATGGGTTCGTCGACGTCTCGAGGTGATCGATTCATCAGGCCCGGCTCTTTCGGCTCGAAGGCCAGCGTTGCTCCCAAAAGGACAGCCGTCGACATGTTGATCCAAAGGATTTGCAGGGGCGTAATGGGCAGCTCGAAACCAAGAAACGCAGCGACCAGAATGATCCCAGCTTCACCGAGGTTCGTGGGAAGCGTCCAGGCAATGAACTTTGTGAGGTTATCGTAGATTCCACGACCTTCTTCCACAGCCGCTTCGATCGATGCGAAGTTGTCATCCGTCAGAATCATATCGGCCGCCTCCTTGGTCACCTCCGTACCGGTGATTCCCATGGCAACGCCAATGTTGGCCTGACGCAACGCAGGTGCGTCGTTGACGCCATCGCCGGTCATTGCCACGACATTTCCGCGCGACTGCAAGGCTTCCACAAGTC includes:
- a CDS encoding DUF1028 domain-containing protein; its protein translation is MMNALKVTSVIAIPLLAVGLVYVTQPEKDRPAVTSSQATDPEVNTFSIVAYDPKTGDLGIAVASKVLGVGCIVPWGEAGRGAIATQSAANTAYGPEGLKLLKDKTADEVVQQLTNGDEGRAIRQLGIVDAQGRAASFTGEKCNAWAGHLMGEHFTVQGNLLAGEKVIQDMAAKYREASQKGEGELADWLMAALTAGDDAGGDRRGKQSAALMVYRKEAGYGGNDRYIDLRVDDHAEPVTELARLLEVHKNFFAGSHRRVPSTEEASKD